A part of Candidatus Manganitrophaceae bacterium genomic DNA contains:
- a CDS encoding prephenate dehydrogenase/arogenate dehydrogenase family protein, with the protein MSVLFKQMTIIGVGLIGGSLALISKRKQLVETVVGYGRKRGGLQKAAAMGVIDRYVLTLPKAVEEADLIVLATPVGTFERICKAIAPHLKPGAIVTDVGSVKGAWVGRMEALLPKHAFFVGGHPIAGREKSGVEAATADLFQGSRCILTPTPATDRKALKKVASLWEKAGARVSELGPMEHDQILAAVSHLPHLVAYALMETLAHPKIAKRNPVEYSAGGLRDFTRIAGSSAEMWRDIFLLNRDAVVEMVDLYQETIEKIKKRILEEDGPGLIEIFERAKAIRQKAIQ; encoded by the coding sequence ATGTCGGTGTTATTTAAACAGATGACGATCATCGGCGTCGGCCTCATCGGGGGGTCGCTGGCCCTGATCTCAAAGCGAAAACAGCTGGTCGAGACCGTCGTCGGCTATGGAAGAAAGCGCGGGGGGCTTCAAAAAGCGGCGGCGATGGGGGTGATCGACCGCTATGTCCTCACCCTTCCGAAGGCGGTCGAAGAGGCCGACCTCATCGTCCTCGCAACGCCGGTCGGCACCTTTGAGCGGATCTGCAAGGCCATCGCACCGCATCTCAAGCCGGGGGCGATCGTCACTGATGTCGGAAGCGTGAAGGGGGCCTGGGTCGGCCGGATGGAGGCGCTTCTTCCCAAGCATGCCTTCTTTGTCGGGGGACATCCGATCGCCGGGCGGGAGAAGTCAGGGGTGGAGGCGGCGACGGCCGACCTCTTCCAGGGGAGCCGATGCATCTTGACACCGACCCCCGCCACCGATCGGAAGGCGCTCAAGAAGGTCGCCTCTCTCTGGGAGAAGGCCGGGGCGCGGGTCTCCGAGCTGGGACCGATGGAGCATGATCAGATCTTGGCGGCGGTCAGCCATCTGCCGCACCTCGTCGCTTACGCATTGATGGAGACGTTGGCTCATCCGAAGATCGCGAAGCGCAACCCGGTCGAGTACTCCGCCGGGGGATTGCGCGATTTCACTCGGATCGCCGGAAGCTCCGCCGAGATGTGGCGCGACATCTTCCTCCTCAACCGCGATGCGGTGGTGGAGATGGTCGATCTCTATCAAGAGACGATCGAGAAGATCAAAAAGCGGATTCTGGAAGAAGATGGTCCGGGGCTGATCGAAATCTTTGAGCGGGCGAAGGCCATTCGACAGAAAGCGATACAATAG
- the aroF gene encoding 3-deoxy-7-phosphoheptulonate synthase: MIIVLKPAATEREIDHIVAKIKEAGLKSHLNKGEERTIIGVIGDERKLQSQPLLAFPGVERVLPILAPYKLVSREFKKENTVIDVQGIKIGGKKLVMMAGPCSVEKQDLLSSIAQEVKEAGAVILRGGAFKPRTSPYAFQGLGEEGLEYLTEAKKKTGLLIITEIMDPRDMPMMLKHADILQIGARNMQNFRLLAEVGSYNKPVMLKRGLSATIKEFLLSAEYIMAAGNPNVILCERGIRTFETATRNTLDLSAVPVIRELSHLPIIIDPSHAVGKTSLVPPMSKAAVAAGADGLIIEVHSNPEEAYCDGEQAMLPKEFKILMAQLRKIAAAVDREL; encoded by the coding sequence ATGATTATCGTGTTAAAACCGGCTGCCACCGAGCGGGAGATCGACCATATCGTCGCCAAGATCAAAGAGGCAGGGTTGAAATCGCACCTCAATAAGGGAGAAGAGCGGACGATCATCGGCGTCATCGGCGACGAGCGAAAGCTTCAGAGCCAACCGCTGCTCGCCTTTCCCGGCGTCGAGAGGGTGTTGCCGATCCTCGCCCCTTACAAACTGGTCAGCCGCGAGTTTAAAAAGGAAAATACGGTCATCGATGTCCAAGGGATTAAAATCGGCGGAAAGAAGCTGGTGATGATGGCCGGCCCCTGCTCGGTTGAAAAACAGGATCTCCTCTCCTCGATCGCCCAGGAGGTGAAGGAGGCGGGGGCGGTGATTTTACGCGGCGGGGCTTTTAAGCCGCGGACCTCTCCCTATGCCTTTCAGGGATTGGGGGAGGAGGGGCTTGAATATCTGACCGAGGCGAAGAAGAAGACCGGCCTGCTCATCATCACCGAGATCATGGACCCGCGCGACATGCCGATGATGCTCAAGCATGCCGACATCCTCCAGATCGGCGCGCGGAACATGCAGAACTTTCGGCTGTTGGCGGAGGTCGGCTCCTACAATAAGCCGGTCATGCTCAAGCGGGGGCTCTCCGCGACGATCAAAGAGTTTCTCCTCTCGGCGGAATATATCATGGCCGCCGGGAATCCGAACGTGATCCTCTGCGAGCGGGGGATTCGGACCTTTGAGACGGCGACGCGGAACACGCTCGATCTGTCCGCGGTGCCGGTCATCCGGGAGCTGTCGCATCTTCCGATCATCATCGATCCAAGCCACGCGGTCGGGAAGACCAGCCTCGTTCCGCCGATGTCGAAGGCGGCGGTGGCGGCGGGGGCCGACGGCCTGATCATCGAGGTCCACTCCAATCCCGAGGAGGCCTACTGCGACGGCGAGCAGGCGATGTTGCCGAAAGAATTTAAAATATTGATGGCTCAGCTGCGGAAGATCGCGGCGGCGGTCGATCGAGAATTATAG